The proteins below come from a single Piscinibacter gummiphilus genomic window:
- a CDS encoding DUF6682 family protein: MPTTLVKEVFFRTSTQLHDINPQFVRWTQREKIGYFNDGCKAIAKYLPSSCARVDAFKLEPGTRQFIGLIPAARVRTGDGSTATDVRGNFLQSLTRNMGADGQTPGRVIRIVDREVMDANNPAWHTEEDSVVTAFMYDPRFPKYLYVYPAVPNGQDVWVEGSMLIDPPELAVPGSANYYAANGSATEVIPIDDRYVDELVQYILARCYMKDAEFAGNERQAVIHTNAFVTSINAIGTALNGVNPNLRSLPFSPNVPKQQPAG, translated from the coding sequence ATGCCGACCACCCTCGTCAAGGAAGTCTTCTTCCGCACCAGCACGCAGCTGCACGACATCAATCCGCAGTTCGTCCGCTGGACCCAGCGGGAAAAGATCGGCTACTTCAACGACGGCTGCAAGGCCATCGCGAAGTACCTGCCGAGCTCCTGCGCGCGGGTGGACGCATTCAAGCTGGAGCCCGGCACTCGCCAGTTCATCGGCCTGATCCCCGCCGCCCGCGTGCGCACTGGTGACGGCTCGACCGCCACCGACGTGCGGGGCAACTTCCTCCAGTCGCTCACGCGCAACATGGGCGCCGACGGCCAGACCCCTGGCCGCGTGATTCGCATCGTCGACCGCGAGGTGATGGATGCGAACAACCCGGCCTGGCACACCGAGGAGGACTCGGTCGTCACGGCGTTCATGTACGACCCGCGGTTCCCGAAGTACCTGTACGTGTACCCGGCCGTGCCTAACGGTCAGGACGTGTGGGTCGAGGGCTCGATGCTCATCGATCCGCCTGAGCTGGCTGTGCCTGGCTCGGCCAACTACTACGCGGCCAACGGCAGCGCGACCGAGGTCATCCCGATCGACGACCGCTACGTCGACGAGCTGGTGCAGTACATCCTCGCGCGCTGCTACATGAAGGACGCCGAGTTCGCCGGCAACGAGCGACAGGCCGTGATCCACACGAACGCCTTCGTGACCAGCATCAACGCGATCGGCACCGCGCTCAACGGCGTGAACCCCAACCTGCGCTCGCTGCCGTTCAGCCCGAACGTGCCGAAGCAGCAACCGGCGGGCTGA
- a CDS encoding phage protein NinX family protein has product MTTLLTRCKVADLTGAMLDAAVAKALGHEWKWARMCEPDIVEITDWNRPATLVNGWRFQPSTDWAHAGPIIERERIGLREPRHPHPFDWGATSEALSIKTAGIGSPQYGRTPLIAAMRAFVASKLGEEVEL; this is encoded by the coding sequence ATGACCACGCTGCTCACCAGGTGCAAGGTTGCCGATCTGACGGGCGCGATGCTGGATGCAGCGGTCGCCAAGGCGCTTGGCCACGAGTGGAAGTGGGCCCGCATGTGCGAGCCGGACATCGTCGAGATCACAGACTGGAATCGGCCGGCGACGCTCGTCAACGGCTGGCGCTTCCAGCCATCGACCGACTGGGCGCATGCCGGCCCGATCATTGAGCGCGAGCGCATCGGTCTGCGAGAGCCGCGACACCCTCACCCCTTCGACTGGGGCGCGACCAGCGAAGCCTTATCGATCAAGACGGCGGGCATTGGCTCGCCGCAGTACGGGCGGACACCCCTCATCGCTGCCATGCGCGCCTTCGTGGCGAGCAAGCTCGGCGAAGAGGTGGAGCTCTGA
- a CDS encoding N4-gp56 family major capsid protein, whose product MTTYGDISPRTAAYAEKELLKRGLPFLVLEKFGQAKALPEHNSKVVKFRRYSALPTTPVALSEGVTPVGQTLSAVDITATLSQYGDKTTITDVVLDTHEDPVLNEAIALLGEQAAQMIEKMRFGVLKAGTNVLYANGANRAAVNTAITITLQRRAVRALKRQNARFITSIVRSTPSYGTENVAPGYVALIHPDCEADVRGLAGFVPAEKYGSITPWENELGKVEDVRYVSSTIFEPWANAGGTAGSMLSTGGAQADVYPVLFLARDAYGIVALKGMFAVTPMVVNPKPSDSDPLAQRGHVSWKAMQTAVILNDAFMVRGEVAATA is encoded by the coding sequence ATGACCACCTACGGCGACATCTCGCCCCGTACCGCCGCCTATGCCGAGAAGGAACTCCTGAAGCGCGGCCTCCCGTTCCTGGTGCTGGAGAAGTTCGGCCAGGCCAAGGCCCTGCCCGAGCACAACAGCAAGGTCGTGAAGTTCCGCCGCTACAGCGCGCTGCCCACCACGCCCGTCGCCCTGAGCGAAGGCGTGACCCCGGTCGGCCAAACGCTCAGCGCCGTGGACATCACCGCCACGCTGAGCCAGTACGGCGACAAGACCACGATCACCGACGTGGTGCTCGACACCCACGAAGACCCGGTGCTGAACGAAGCCATCGCCCTCCTGGGTGAGCAGGCCGCTCAGATGATCGAGAAGATGCGCTTCGGCGTGCTGAAGGCGGGCACCAACGTGCTGTACGCCAACGGCGCCAACCGCGCGGCCGTCAACACGGCCATCACGATCACGCTGCAGCGCCGTGCTGTGCGCGCCCTGAAGCGCCAGAACGCGCGCTTCATCACCTCGATCGTGCGCTCGACCCCGAGCTACGGCACCGAGAACGTGGCCCCTGGCTACGTGGCGCTGATCCACCCGGACTGCGAGGCCGACGTGCGCGGCCTGGCTGGCTTCGTGCCGGCCGAGAAGTACGGCTCGATCACCCCGTGGGAAAACGAGCTCGGCAAGGTCGAAGACGTTCGCTACGTCAGCTCGACCATCTTCGAGCCGTGGGCCAACGCGGGCGGCACTGCCGGCTCGATGCTGTCCACCGGCGGCGCCCAGGCCGACGTGTACCCGGTCCTGTTCCTGGCTCGCGACGCCTACGGCATCGTGGCGCTCAAGGGCATGTTCGCGGTCACGCCGATGGTCGTGAACCCGAAGCCGAGCGACAGCGACCCGCTGGCGCAGCGTGGCCATGTGAGCTGGAAGGCCATGCAGACCGCCGTGATCCTGAACGACGCCTTCATGGTCCGCGGCGAGGTGGCAGCCACCGCCTGA